One part of the Hydra vulgaris chromosome 01, alternate assembly HydraT2T_AEP genome encodes these proteins:
- the LOC100205319 gene encoding N-acetyltransferase 9-like protein — protein sequence MRLNANLMLIGKVVVLVPYKKHHVMKYHDWMKSSELLEKTASEPLTLKEEFEMQEKWLNDDDKCTFILINKAALNFQSVNNLVLPISREIELSSLAGDVNLFLNLESDVHEAELEVMVAEAQYRGKGLGKEAIKIMIFFATNNLNIKKFIVKIGTGNLESIMLFKGLGFEEESYSSVFDETTYCLYSSSEKVMFMLEEIRSYILEKSYYDCFLFNE from the coding sequence aTGAGATTAAATGCAAATTTGATGCTTATTGGAAAGGTTGTTGTTTTGGTTCCGTACAAAAAACATCATGTTATGAAATATCATGATTGGATGAAGTCTTCAGAGTTACTTGAAAAAACAGCCTCAGAACCTTTAACACTGAAAGAAGAGTTTGAAATGCAAGAAAAATGGTTGAATGATGACGATAAATGTAcatttattcttataaataaaGCAGCATTAAATTTTCAGTCAGTTAATAATCTTGTTTTACCAATAAGCAGAGAAATAGAGTTATCTTCTTTGGCTGGTGatgtaaatttgtttcttaattTAGAATCAGATGTACATGAAGCTGAACTAGAGGTGATGGTTGCAGAGGCTCAATACCGTGGAAAAGGACTAGGAAAAGAGGCcattaaaataatgatattttttgcaacaaataatttaaatataaaaaagtttatagtaaaAATTGGTACTGGTAATTTGGAAAgtataatgttatttaaaggTTTAGGTTTTGAGGAGGAAAGTTATAGTTCAGTTTTTGACGAAACAACATattgtttatattcatcaaGCGAAAAAGTAATGTTTATGCTTGAGGAAATTAGATcttacattttagaaaaatcatattacgattgctttctttttaatgaataa
- the LOC136074554 gene encoding uncharacterized protein LOC136074554, giving the protein MSNLANKRRGRTVAVNSVRRVFEQANNLMVGGLHGDCLNELISLKNTAIDKYLKITQFDCDISSLIEVDEELEQEEITSTEFTIFYKRSILSIENFINKNNVDNISSNKFISKTVKLPALKLEIFDGKQENWQTFYENFDCAINKNMELSNIQKMTYLRNLVKGQALSAITGLTLSNENYSVALNILKNRFSNKQLLISIHMKKLLSLEKIKDVRNISELRKMFDTIEIQIRSLENLSVDENMYGSILIPILLEKLPEELNLIINRELNGSQAWNIFNVLEILKNEISCRENTRSNYENFRNPITANTLYANGTDNRFSNKFNQNLRQNNFRNQNFSTNLITCVYCLKNHKSHYCNLVTDVLARKNILIEKRCCFRCLRESHSSKNCRSNFRCFKCDKPHHISICDSFKESNKFDNNSKTGQLTAVADVSSKINQRVLLQTAWVKVKNNKSRFNYCRLLFDNCSQLSYITPSLCKKLNLKIIDSKEINIKTFGNNNTNEILDRVKVYVQGNDGDDIEIICFVKEICSPLNGQYIETACKNYKHLKYLKLADYHRDNEYLEVDILIGADYYWSIIENKIIRGFEGPIAIKSKVGYLVSGPITVKNNNKVDCSVLSSHVLKVEAELYNDKTFLKDKFSTIWNKSEDNISDNTVVEHFRKSIKFENNRYTVELPFKENHPLLCDNYSLCLKRFKSLEKKFLKDAKLFDSYNDIIKEQLLNGTVEQVLSNKSKVGLVHYLPHRPVIREDKVTTKLRIVFDASATSSGPSLNDCLHSGPSLTTLLNGVLIRFRVNKIAFIADIEKAFLNISISEKHRDFIRFLWYENINNLDIKNLKNHKLVTYRLCRVLFGVTSSPFLLSATLIKHAERYLSSDPIFVSRLLNSIHVDDLSFCSDSVIKCFNFYKKCRSRLGEAGFNLRKFESNSVELDKLINETNFQSQNITKVLGWDCKINKDLLKVWQDIYKDLGSVQSICVPRCYFFSKSSASCTRFELYGFSDASLKAFGCCIYLRCIFNENEQCSSLVTSKSRIASLSKCTIPRLELKSCLLLATLISKVVKELSSIILISKIKLFSDSYICLHWIKNSNKIYETFIQNRLEKIRDLFDFSFWDYVKTYRNPADIISRGSSIENLINNQLWFNGPKFLYTPEIWPSFDQNKLIYPPEETKILLITNESYIDLKFIDITNFNSYSRLIRVTAYILKFVSCLKNTQVRNNNLLLSSFELRNAKIIWIKFIQQNIYSSKNYKQLKNDLGFFFDSEGILRCRGRLGNAPISYNIKFPIFLPKESLFTELIILHCHESVKHNGVKEKLNQLRLEFWIPKVRNLIQKLIKKCFLCRRYEGKTYSYPDVPPLPLSRLNDDYVFKYTGIDYCGPLFVKNIYSEGEIFKCWIFLASCASTRFIHLDLVPDCSALACIRGLRRLISKFGAPYEIISDNGSCFTADETQQFTSSRGILWHFNVAAAPWWGGFFERMVRSVKRVLRKILKTARLSYEEVLTILAEIEVVTNNRPLTFSYEEPGDEPLTPNHLVFGKRISSETLLIKNSYVNMDIKKRVVYRNSILEHFWNRWRNEYLTELREFHKSYNKSGSKNIINKGDVVTIQDSNLVRGLWKIGIVEKLLPSTDGQVRAANVRCISAGKIMYLTRPVNKLCLLEENKVSSVETTFVDESNIQLFVTTVGGGSVALIKS; this is encoded by the exons ATGTCTAATCTTGCTAATAAACGTAGAGGACGAACGGTGGCCGTCAATTCAGTCAGGCGAGTTTTCGAGCAAGCTAACAATCTTATGGTTGGTGGTTTGCACGGAGATTGCTTGAATGAGTTGATAAGTCTGAAAAATACAGCCATCGATAAGTATTTGAAAATTACACAGTTTGATTGCGATATATCATCTTTGATTGAGGTGGATGAAGAGTTAGAACAAGAAGAAATTACGAGTACAGAGTTTACCATTTTTTATAAGCGATCTATTTTAagtatagaaaattttattaataaaaataatgtagaTAATATAAGTTCAAATAAGTTTATTAGCAAGACAGTTAAGCTTCCCGCTCTTAAATTAGAAATCTTTGACGGTAAACAAGAAAATTGgcaaactttttatgaaaattttgattGCGCTATAAATAAGAATATGGAATTGtctaatatacaaaaaatgactTATCTTAGAAATTTAGTTAAAGGTCAGGCGTTATCTGCAATTACAGGATTAACCTTATCTAATGAAAACTATTCAGtagctttaaatatattaaaaaatagattttccAATAAGCAGTTATTAATTTCAATTCatatgaaaaaattgttatcaCTCGAAAAAATTAAGGATGTTAGAAATATAAGcgaattaagaaaaatgtttgataCAATAGAAATACAAATTCGGAGTTTAGAAAATTTATCAGTAGATGAAAATATGTATGGATCAATTTTAATTCCTATCTTATTAGAAAAATTACCAGaggaattaaatttaattataaatagagAATTAAACGGAAGTCAAGCTTGGAATATATTTAacgttttagaaatattaaaaaatgaaataagttgCAGAGAAAATACGCGTagtaattatgaaaattttagaaatcccATAACTGCAAATACTTTATACGCTAACGGGACAGATAATCGGTTTAGTAACAAGTTTAACCAAAATTTAAGGCAAAATAATTTCcgtaatcaaaatttttctacaaatttaattacatgtgtttattgtttaaaaaatcataaatctCATTATTGTAACTTAGTGACTGATGTTTTagctagaaaaaatattttaattgaaaaaagatGTTGCTTTCGCTGCCTACGCGAAAGTCACTCGAGTAAAAATTGTAGATCAAATTTTCGATGTTTTAAGTGTGACAAGCCTCACCATATATCTATTTGTGATAGTTTTAAAGAGagtaataaatttgataataactcTAAAACAGGACAGTTAACAGCTGTTGCTGATGTTTCTTCCAAAATTAATCAACGTGTTTTACTCCAGACAGCCTGGGTAAAAGTCAAGAATAATAAGTCCCGATTTAATTATTGCCGTCTTCTCTTTGATAACTGTTCCCAATTAAGTTACATTACGCCttcattatgtaaaaaattaaatttaaaaataatagattctaaagaaattaatatcaaaacttttggaaataataatacaaatgaaattttagataGAGTTAAAGTTTATGTTCAAGGTAATGACGGAGATGATATTGAAATTATATGTTttgtaaaagaaatttgttCTCCGTTAAATGGCCAGTATATAGAAACTGCGTGTAAAAATTATAAgcatttaaaatacttaaaattagcAGATTATCATAGAGATAATGAATATTTAGAAGTTGATATTTTAATAGGTGCCGATTACTATTGGtcaataattgaaaataagatAATAAGAGGGTTTGAAGGCCcaattgcaataaaatctaaGGTAGGATACTTAGTCAGTGGTCCTATCACGgttaagaataataataaagtagattGTTCTGTTCTGTCTTCCCATGTTTTAAAAGTCGAAGCAGAATTATATAATGATAAAACGTTTTTGAAAGATAAGTTTTCAACTATTTGGAATAAAAGCGAAGATAATATTAGCGACAATACAGTTGTCGAACATTTTCGCAAaagcattaaatttgaaaataataggTATACTGTAGAACTACCCTTTAAGGAGAATCATCCTTTGTTATGCGATAATTatagtttatgtttaaaaagattcaaatcattagagaaaaagtttttaaaagatgcaaaattatttgattcatataatgatattataaaagaaCAATTATTAAATGGAACGGTAGAGcaagttttaagtaataaatcTAAGGTCGGACTTGTTCATTATTTACCTCATAGACCAGTTATAAGAGAAGATAAAGTTACAACTAAGTTGCGCATTGTATTTGATGCGAGTGCGACAAGCTCAGGTCCCTCGCTAAACGATTGTTTACATTCAGGTCCTTCTTTAACAACTCTACTAAATGGAGTTTTGATACGTTTTCGTGTAAATAAGATAGCATTTATTGCAGATattgaaaaagcttttttgaACATTTCAATATCTGAGAAACATCGCGATTTCATACGATTTTTATggtatgaaaatattaataatttagatataaaaaatttaaaaaatcataaattagtAACATATAGATTATGTCGTGTCTTATTTGGAGTCACTTCTTCTCCTTTTCTTCTTTCAGCAACTTTAATTAAACACGCGGAACGTTATTTAAGTTCTGATCCAATATTTGTAAGTCGATTACTAAATTCTATTCACGTCGACGATTTAAGTTTTTGCTCTGATTctgtaattaaatgttttaatttttataaaaaatgtcgtTCCCGGCTAGGTGAAGCtggttttaatttaagaaaatttgaatCTAATTCGGTCGAATTAGATAAGTTAATAAATGAAACGAATTTTCAGAGTCAAAATATTACTAAAGTGTTAG GATGGgattgtaaaattaataaagatttattaaaagtatgGCAAGATATTTATAAGGATTTAGGTTCTGTACAGTCGATTTGTGTACctagatgttattttttttcgaaatcgAGTGCAAGTTGCACGCGATTTGAACTTTATGGTTTTAGTGATGCTAGTTTAAAAGCATTTGggtgttgtatatatttaagatgtatttttaatgagAACGAACAGTGTTCCTCTCTTGTTACTTCAAAATCTAGAATAGCCTCGCTAAGTAAATGCACAATACCTCGATTAGAATTAAAAAGTTGCTTACTGCTCGCAACACTTATTTCAAAAGTAGTTAAGGAACTCTCATCAATTAttcttatttctaaaattaaattattttcagattCTTATATTTGCTTACATTggataaaaaattctaataaaatttatgaaacatttatTCAAAACCGTCTTGAAAAAATTAGAGATTTATTTGACTTTTCCTTTTGGGATTACGTCAAAACATATCGTAATCCTGCGGATATTATATCACGAGGTTCTagtattgaaaatttaattaataatcaGTTATGGTTTAATGGACCCAAATTTCTTTATACTCCAGAGATTTGGCCTTCCtttgatcaaaataaattaatataccCTCCAGaggaaacaaaaatattactaataacTAATGAATCGTACATagacttaaaatttattgatataactaattttaattcatACTCCCGTTTAATACGAGTAACTGCTTATATTCTAAAATTcgtatcttgtttaaaaaatacgcaagtACGAAATAACAATCTTTTACTTTCTTCTTTTGAATTAAGAAACGCCAAAATAATTTGGATTAAATTTAtccaacaaaatatatatagttctaAGAattataaacaactaaaaaatgatttaggATTTTTCTTTGACAGCGAAGGAATATTAAGATGTAGGGGGCGATTGGGAAATGCTCCAATTagttacaatattaaatttccAATATTTCTTCCAAAGGAAAGTCTATTTActgaattaattattttacattgtCATGAAAGTGTTAAGCACAACGGCGTAAAAGAAAAGCTAAACCAATTAAGATTGGAATTTTGGATTCCAAAAGTTagaaatttaattcaaaaattaattaaaaaatgttttttgtgtcGAAGGTACGAAGGCAAAACTTATAGTTATCCTGATGTTCCTCCGTTACCTTTAAGTAGATTAAACGatgattatgtttttaagtaCACAGGAATTGATTACTGTGGACCgttatttgtgaaaaatatatattctgaagGAGAAATATTTAAGTGTTGGATATTTTTAGCTTCTTGTGCTAGTACACGTTTTATACATTTAGATTTAGTTCCTGATTGTTCAGCTTTGGCGTGTATTCGAGGGTTGCGAAGACTCATTAGCAAATTTGGCGCACCCTACGAAATTATTAGTGATAATGGATCGTGTTTTACAGCCGATGAAACACAACAATTTACATCCTCAAGAGGCATTTTATGGCACTTCAATGTTGCAGCCGCTCCGTGGTGGGGAGGATTCTTTGAACGTATGGTACGTTCAGTTAAGAGAGTtcttagaaaaatattaaaaactgcaAGATTATCTTACGAAGAAGTACTCACAATTCTTGCAGAAATCGAAGTCGTTACAAATAATCGTCCGTTAACATTTTCGTATGAAGAACCGGGAGACGAACCTTTAACTCCAAATCATCTCGTGTTTGGCAAGAGAATAAGTTCAgaaacattattaataaaaaacagttatgTAAATATGGACATAAAAAAGCGCGTTGTATATAGAAACTCTATTTTAGAACATTTTTGGAATAGGTGGCGCAATGAATATTTAACAGAGCTTCGCGAATTTCATAAAAGTTACAATAAAAGCggaagtaaaaatattataaataaaggcGATGTAGTGACAATCCAAGATTCAAATTTGGTTCGTGGTTTATGGAAAATAGGCattgttgaaaaacttttacCGTCAACAGACGGACAAGTGCGTGCAGCAAATGTACGATGTATCTCCGCTGgaaaaattatgtatttgaCTCGTCCAGTTAACAAATTGTGTTTACTGGaagaaaataaagttagttCTGTCGAAACTACGTTTGTTGATGAAAGTAACATTCAGCTATTCGTGACTACTGTTGGTGGCGGGAGTGTTGCGCTAATCAAATCGTAA